From Cannabis sativa cultivar Pink pepper isolate KNU-18-1 chromosome 8, ASM2916894v1, whole genome shotgun sequence, a single genomic window includes:
- the LOC115700577 gene encoding choline/ethanolaminephosphotransferase 1, producing MRYIGAHGIAALHKHKYSGVDNSLLAKYVLQPFWSRFVLIFPLWMPPNVITLIGFMFLLTSAMLGIIYSPQLDSPPPRWVHFAHGLLLFLYQTFDAVDGKQARRTNSSSPLGELFDHGCDALACALEAVAFGSTSMCGRDTFWFWVISAVPFYGATWEHYFTNTLTLPIINGPTEGLMLIYVGHFFTAIVGAEWWAQQFGKSVPFLSWVPFISEIPTSRLVLFFMVAFAVIPTIAFNVYNVCKVVQARKGSLLLALAMLYPFTVLLFGVLAWDYLSPSDIIRSYPHLVVLGTGLAFGFLVGRLVLAHLCDEPKGLKTGMCMSLLYIPIAIANALTARLNDGVPFFDESLVLVGYFLFTLVLYLHFATSVIHEITTALGICCFRITRKEA from the exons ATGAGGTATATTGGAGCACATGGTATAGCTGCACTGCACAAGCACAAGTACAGTGGTGTAGACAATTCGTTGCTAGCCAAATATGTCTTGCAACCCTTCTGGAGTCGCTTCGTTTTAATCTTTCCCCTTTGGATGCC TCCGAACGTG ATTACTCTAATAGGATTCATGTTCTTACTCACGTCTGCAATGCTTGGCATT ATTTATTCACCTCAGTTGGATTCACCTCCTCCAAGATGGGTTCATTTTGCCCATGGATTACTACTTTTCTTATATCAG ACCTTTGATGCTGTAGACGGGAAGCAAGCAAGGCGGACAAATTCATCAAGTCCATTGGGGGAACTTTTCGATCATG GATGTGATGCACTTGCTTGTGCG CTTGAGGCAGTGGCTTTTGGTAGCACTTCCATGTGTGGAAGAGATACTTTCTGGTTCTGGGTGATCTCAGCTGTTCCATTTTATGGTGCTACATGGGAACA TTACTTCACAAATACCCTTACTCTCCCCATTATTAATGGACCTACAGAGGGTCTCATGCTGATATACGTTGGTCATTTCTTCACAGCTATTGTGG GTGCTGAATGGTGGGCTCAACAATTTGGCAAGTCTGTACCCTTTTTAAGTTGGGTTCCATTTATCAGTG AAATCCCAACATCCAGACTTGTGTTGTTCTTCATGGTAGCCTTTGCTGTTATACCAACAATTGCATTCAA CGTGTACAATGTTTGTAAGGTGGTTCAAGCAAGGAAAGGAAGCTTGCTACTGGCGCTGGCaatg CTTTATCCTTTTACTGTCCTTCTATTTGGAGTCCTTGCTTG GGATTATTTGTCTCCATCTGATATTATAAGGAGCTATCCACATTTAGTTGTACTTGGAACTGGACTTGCTTTCGGTTTCCTTGTG GGGAGATTGGTACTGGCTCATCTGTGTGACGAACCAAAGGGCTTGAAAACTGGAATGTGCATG TCACTATTGTATATCCCTATCGCCATTGCAAATGCGCTCACAGCCAGATTGAATGATGG TGTTCCTTTCTTTGATGAAAGCTTGGTTCTTGTTGGATACTTCTTATTCACAC TTGTGCTCTATTTGCACTTTGCCACATCAGTAATTCATGAAATCACCACAGCCTTGGGAATTTGTTGCTTCAG GATAACGAGGAAAGAAGCTTAA